In the genome of Deltaproteobacteria bacterium, one region contains:
- a CDS encoding ABC transporter substrate-binding protein — protein IIANVPGYPISAKALKGDVLLREAKSAVKKAKRLKRKAGKGEKEKKAYEKAQALADKLAAETKNVKSVDVFPVGTGAYILEEASPGNFLKVKRNPNWWFGKSIGKPEMPYYDGQITYVIPDPSVQLANLRAGKVESMVVSKAQYESVKNDPNINVYVYPHNAVFGLMFNHQSKPIKDIRVRKAISHAIDRKALIQGTQFGMARIASCMYPGDHWTHNPNLKPVPYDPELSQKLLAEAGYAKGLKLRGTTGNEPISINIAEAIKAMLAKVGLDWKVDFLDAPAWTDRLRNLEYDVTVLYWNWIYDPDLMASAYYHPKGGWNFGKSNNEKAIALIEAGRAETDDRKRQKIYFELEKVLYDSYEDVWIWWDTAIVAYRKVVQGYNHNMMLQGRDGYSLSHRTWFKEGHP, from the coding sequence AATTATCGCCAATGTGCCAGGTTACCCAATCTCAGCCAAGGCCCTGAAAGGGGACGTGCTTTTGAGGGAAGCCAAGTCGGCGGTCAAGAAAGCCAAGAGGTTAAAGAGAAAAGCGGGCAAAGGGGAAAAAGAAAAGAAAGCATACGAAAAGGCCCAGGCCTTAGCAGATAAACTGGCCGCTGAAACCAAGAACGTCAAAAGCGTGGACGTCTTCCCGGTTGGCACCGGGGCCTACATCCTGGAAGAAGCCAGCCCAGGCAATTTCTTGAAAGTAAAAAGAAATCCCAACTGGTGGTTTGGCAAGAGTATCGGAAAACCGGAGATGCCTTACTATGACGGCCAGATAACTTATGTCATACCTGACCCGTCCGTTCAACTGGCCAACCTGCGGGCTGGCAAGGTCGAAAGCATGGTGGTCAGCAAGGCCCAGTATGAGTCAGTCAAAAACGATCCCAATATCAACGTCTATGTCTATCCCCACAACGCCGTATTCGGCCTGATGTTCAACCATCAGAGCAAGCCGATCAAGGACATCCGGGTGCGCAAGGCGATCTCCCACGCCATTGACCGCAAGGCCTTGATCCAGGGGACCCAGTTTGGCATGGCCCGGATCGCGAGTTGTATGTACCCTGGCGACCACTGGACTCACAATCCGAATCTGAAACCCGTGCCTTACGATCCCGAGCTGTCGCAAAAGCTCCTGGCCGAAGCCGGCTACGCAAAGGGCCTGAAGCTAAGGGGGACCACTGGTAATGAACCCATTTCAATAAACATAGCCGAGGCCATCAAGGCCATGCTGGCCAAGGTGGGTCTAGACTGGAAGGTGGATTTTCTGGACGCCCCTGCTTGGACAGACAGGCTTAGAAACCTCGAGTATGATGTGACGGTGCTTTACTGGAACTGGATCTACGACCCGGACCTGATGGCTTCCGCCTATTACCATCCTAAGGGCGGTTGGAATTTCGGGAAAAGCAACAATGAGAAAGCCATCGCCCTCATCGAGGCCGGGCGGGCGGAAACTGACGACCGGAAAAGACAAAAGATCTACTTTGAACTCGAAAAGGTGCTTTACGACAGCTACGAAGATGTCTGGATCTGGTGGGACACGGCGATCGTAGCCTACAGGAAGGTTGTTCAGGGATACAATCACAACATGATGCTTCAAGGCAGAGATGGATATTCCTTGTCACACCGTACCTGGTTCAAAGAAGGTCATCCCTAG
- a CDS encoding acyl-CoA dehydrogenase family protein translates to MDFELTAEQKSIQETALKFAKRELEPVAAELDRTKNRDILKRNLKKLADLGFMGFCVEPEYGGIAAGAVAFSLAMTELGRACSATTGTTAVTNMVAEVIQSVGTEEQKQKYIPPLVNGKYPAGSFALTETTAGSDPAAIKTTAALNGDHWVLNGHKMFITSAEYAGVFVVWAVTDKEAPKRKGISAFLVEPDFSGFEIGKDEKKMGQHGVSTNELHFEDCKVPRENLLGKLDDGFRIAVSELAGGRIGVGSKALGIGLAAMDFATNYAKERVQFDVPIASHQAIQWMIADNYTRLEAARLLLLQAAFIKDQKRYFGKEASMAKLFATEAANKACYDAMQILGGYGYTQDFPIERYYRDVRVTSIYEGTSEIQRLIIARDFLR, encoded by the coding sequence ATGGATTTTGAACTGACAGCAGAACAAAAATCTATTCAAGAAACGGCTTTAAAGTTTGCCAAACGAGAACTGGAACCCGTGGCGGCTGAACTGGACCGCACCAAGAACCGGGATATTCTCAAAAGGAATTTAAAAAAACTGGCTGATCTGGGTTTCATGGGCTTTTGTGTCGAGCCCGAGTATGGAGGTATAGCCGCAGGCGCGGTGGCCTTCTCGCTGGCCATGACCGAATTGGGCCGGGCCTGCTCTGCGACCACCGGCACGACGGCCGTCACAAACATGGTGGCTGAGGTCATCCAGTCGGTCGGGACTGAGGAACAGAAGCAAAAATACATCCCGCCGCTTGTGAACGGGAAATATCCCGCGGGCAGCTTCGCCCTGACCGAAACCACGGCTGGATCGGACCCGGCTGCTATTAAAACCACCGCCGCATTAAACGGTGATCACTGGGTGCTGAATGGACATAAGATGTTTATCACCAGTGCCGAATACGCCGGGGTTTTCGTCGTCTGGGCGGTCACTGACAAGGAGGCGCCCAAAAGAAAGGGTATCAGCGCCTTCCTTGTGGAACCTGACTTTTCCGGTTTTGAGATCGGTAAGGATGAAAAGAAGATGGGCCAGCACGGCGTGTCCACTAATGAGCTTCATTTTGAAGATTGTAAGGTTCCTAGGGAAAACCTGCTGGGCAAGCTGGACGATGGGTTCCGCATCGCCGTGTCAGAGCTTGCCGGCGGCCGGATCGGCGTCGGTTCCAAGGCTCTGGGCATCGGACTGGCGGCCATGGACTTTGCCACCAACTACGCCAAGGAGCGGGTGCAGTTTGACGTGCCTATTGCCTCGCACCAGGCCATCCAGTGGATGATCGCGGACAACTACACCCGCCTGGAAGCGGCCAGGCTTCTGCTCCTTCAGGCCGCGTTTATTAAGGACCAAAAGAGGTATTTTGGTAAGGAAGCCTCCATGGCCAAGCTCTTTGCCACGGAAGCGGCCAATAAGGCCTGTTACGACGCCATGCAGATTCTGGGCGGATACGGCTATACCCAGGACTTCCCCATAGAACGCTACTATCGGGATGTCCGTGTCACGAGCATTTACGAGGGAACGAGCGAAATTCAACGCCTCATCATTGCCAGAGATTTCCTGCGATAA
- a CDS encoding acetyl-CoA C-acetyltransferase, producing MREAVIVSAVRTPLGSFNGSLGSIGATKLGAIVIEEAIRRAGIEKPEVDEVNMGLVLPCGYGQNPAKQAAVLAQMPWEAECLTVNKVCGSSLKTVMLSAQAIQVGDADVVVAGGMENMSLAPFYLEKARFGYRMGDGALCDHMVHDGLWDIVNDFHMGMSNELVSEKYRVSREDQDRYAVESYRRSLAAIEAGRFKDEIIPVPVPQKKGSPTLFSQDECPRETSLEVLSKMKPAFKEGGLTTPGNASVISDGAAAVVVMAREKAESLGCQIMASIEAQASAGIDMKYVLVAPILAVPKCLKKEGLGLEDIDLYEINEAFSGSTVAVLKELQLDPAKVNVNGGAVALGHPIGASGCRVLVTLIFEMIRRDNKVGLASLCLGGGEAVSMVIKRA from the coding sequence ATGAGGGAAGCGGTTATTGTGAGTGCGGTTCGGACGCCGTTGGGCAGTTTCAATGGCTCACTGGGAAGCATAGGCGCTACAAAGCTTGGCGCCATTGTCATCGAAGAGGCCATCCGGCGGGCTGGGATCGAAAAACCGGAGGTGGATGAAGTGAACATGGGTCTCGTCCTGCCTTGCGGTTATGGACAGAACCCGGCCAAACAGGCGGCGGTCCTGGCTCAGATGCCTTGGGAAGCGGAGTGTTTGACCGTGAATAAGGTCTGTGGCTCCAGTCTTAAGACCGTGATGCTCTCCGCTCAGGCGATCCAGGTTGGAGACGCGGATGTCGTCGTGGCCGGTGGTATGGAAAACATGAGTCTGGCGCCCTTTTACCTGGAGAAAGCTCGATTCGGTTACCGCATGGGAGACGGCGCTCTGTGCGACCACATGGTGCATGACGGCCTCTGGGACATTGTAAACGATTTTCACATGGGCATGTCCAACGAGCTTGTTTCGGAAAAATACCGTGTCAGCCGTGAAGATCAGGATCGGTATGCTGTGGAGTCCTACCGGCGAAGCCTGGCGGCCATTGAAGCTGGAAGATTTAAAGATGAAATCATTCCGGTTCCGGTGCCGCAGAAAAAAGGCAGCCCGACCCTTTTCAGCCAGGACGAGTGTCCTCGCGAAACGTCCCTGGAAGTCCTTTCCAAGATGAAACCGGCTTTTAAAGAAGGCGGCCTGACGACTCCTGGAAATGCATCGGTCATATCCGACGGAGCGGCGGCGGTTGTGGTCATGGCCCGTGAAAAAGCGGAAAGCCTGGGGTGTCAGATTATGGCTTCCATTGAAGCTCAGGCATCTGCGGGTATCGACATGAAGTACGTCCTGGTGGCACCCATCCTGGCCGTACCAAAATGTCTCAAGAAAGAAGGCCTGGGTCTGGAAGATATTGATCTTTATGAGATCAACGAGGCCTTCAGCGGGTCCACGGTAGCGGTCTTAAAAGAGCTACAGCTGGACCCCGCTAAAGTGAATGTTAACGGTGGAGCCGTGGCCTTGGGCCATCCTATCGGCGCGAGCGGCTGCCGGGTCCTGGTGACACTGATTTTTGAGATGATTCGTCGGGATAACAAAGTCGGGCTGGCTTCTCTGTGCCTCGGGGGCGGAGAGGCGGTGTCCATGGTGATAAAACGAGCTTAA
- a CDS encoding DUF1847 domain-containing protein, which translates to MSKKQTQCSYCARKRCFIGDLSQAPDFCPSLIQAEVIEQAKTTLKEPENKQMAQDVARTWKDYGRLTRIEETILYAKLRGYKKLGLAFCVGLAEEAELLSNLLLNEGFDVVSVSCMCGALSSDDIDLPEEDKILSGARQPMCNPVGQAAVLDAQECELNILLGLCVGDDTLFIKHSKAPITVLAVKDRVLAHNPLGALYTARRFYTRINTRKPKKAVE; encoded by the coding sequence ATGAGCAAAAAACAAACCCAGTGCAGTTACTGTGCCCGCAAGCGATGCTTTATAGGTGATCTCAGTCAGGCCCCGGACTTCTGCCCTTCCCTGATACAGGCTGAAGTAATCGAACAGGCCAAGACCACGCTTAAAGAACCTGAAAACAAACAAATGGCCCAGGATGTGGCCAGGACGTGGAAGGATTACGGTAGGCTCACCCGGATTGAGGAGACGATCCTCTATGCGAAACTTCGCGGATACAAGAAACTGGGCCTGGCTTTTTGCGTGGGCCTGGCAGAGGAGGCCGAGCTTCTCAGCAACCTGCTGCTCAACGAGGGCTTCGATGTGGTCTCGGTCTCCTGCATGTGCGGCGCGCTCAGCTCGGATGATATAGACCTGCCCGAAGAAGACAAGATCCTCTCCGGCGCCCGGCAGCCTATGTGCAATCCTGTCGGCCAGGCCGCAGTGCTGGACGCTCAAGAATGTGAACTCAATATCCTGCTGGGACTATGTGTCGGTGATGATACTCTGTTCATCAAACACTCCAAGGCCCCGATCACGGTGCTGGCGGTCAAAGATCGGGTCCTGGCCCACAACCCCCTGGGGGCGCTCTATACGGCGCGACGGTTCTATACCAGAATAAACACCAGGAAGCCCAAGAAAGCAGTTGAGTAA